AATTAAAGGGGAAGTGATCAGAATACTTTTTCTGGATCATGCTTAAAGAGTTTGGGTTCAGTCAAAtgcagtgaaaaaaaaaatcaataaccATGACAATCCTAGGGACCTCAAACTATGAATCCAAAGCAAGAAACTGGTCTAGAAAGTTTTTACACTTATAAAGTGGCTGCAACTTTGGCACCACTGaggaatcaaaataaaagtaacaATTTTATCTTAGAaaaagttttcttgaaattgcAGAAATGCAGCTTAAAACTTTTCCAGAAATTCAAAGTCACAAACTATATTTGCATATGACATTCATTTCTTATTtacaataaattaaaatattagTTATCCAAAGCAAAATTTACAGGCAAGCTAAAGTACCAACACCCATGAAAAACGAAGAAAAAATAACCTGTACAAGTTACCACTTAAGTGATATGCCACACTGAGGTTCCCCATGGAAAGATTGACAAGAGGTCGCTCATAAGAAGTGGTACAAATCCAATTAATGGCAGCAGATTTCTTTGATCTGCTACACTTATCAATTGAACTACCCCAAGCAAAGCGGCTGCACCACCAAACTGGAGATCTTTAAGGTGTTTCACAAATATGACCAACAGATCTCCTCTAGGGTTCAATTGCATCAAAGATGATAAGTGACAACAGGATCCAAATGTTAGTTTCAACAAATTAAAGTTTAGGGGTCAAAAGACACCAGGGCCAACATGTTACAACTAATGTGAAGGTCCACTTTGTCCCCCATCCTTGAACTTCTTGCTGTCAGGATCAGTCTTCAGCATTAACATTAGTAGAGAAGGATTGCTCTGATTTCCAGCGGATGAATCAAGTAAAATGGAAAACGTAGATGCATCCAGCAAGAATCCTTTGTGAACCATTTCTTCATAATAGACCACTGCATCATCATAATGACCGCCCTTAAGGAGTCCTTGCAGAATGACATTGTATGTAACACTGTTTGCCAAGCAACCCTtctcttccatttttccaatGAGTTCTTTAGCTTCGCTGAGCAGACCTTCTGAAAGCAGGCCAGAAATCATGGTGTTGTATGTTATGACGTCAGGGTCCAATCCTTTAAGGGAGAGATTGTTGAAAAGATCTCGAGCACTATCAAGCCTCCTGCTTTTGCACAACCCATCAATGATGATATTGTACATTTTTATGCGAAGATTTGTTCCATCAGTTTCCATTTCATGGAATAACTGCAATGCTTCATCGATATGTCCAGTCTTGCATAATCCATCCAGTACCACACAGTAAGTGGGAAAATCAGGCTTCATGCCATAAGCTTGCATCTCATTGAAAATATCTCGTGCACTAAGATACCTTCCTGAACTAAATAACCCGTGCAACACAGTGTTATAAATAACAATATTAGGTGTTAAACCTTTATGTGGAATCTCTCGAAAGAGCTTCATGGCTGctttcactttcttggtcttgtAATAGGCATTTATTAGAATACCATAGCAATGGAGATCGGGTGTAAGACCGCTAGCAATCATGGTATTGAAAACTCTACTTGCGTCATCTATTCGACTCTGTAAACAGTACCCATCCATTAAGGAACTGTATGTGACCAGGTCAGGATTTTGACCT
The genomic region above belongs to Coffea arabica cultivar ET-39 chromosome 7c, Coffea Arabica ET-39 HiFi, whole genome shotgun sequence and contains:
- the LOC113699659 gene encoding uncharacterized protein isoform X2; its protein translation is MVRMRPLPSVIQFNQLLTCIVKMKNQYSSVISLFRDMCVKGIPVGEYTLTIVINCYCVVGRVDLAFSTLAGFFKRGFVPNVVTFGTLLKGLFREQKVPEAQELFTKIIKEKLCKPNETMLGIVIDGLCKAGNTQTAIEFLRAMEKRGSPCKPTAIIYNTIIDSLGKDKMVDEALALLQEMIEKDIPPNVVTYSCLIQVLCSLSRWKDVDKLFAEMKVYKIVPDVITFSIVVDALCKEGHIEDAEEVVQIMIQQGQNPDLVTYSSLMDGYCLQSRIDDASRVFNTMIASGLTPDLHCYGILINAYYKTKKVKAAMKLFREIPHKGLTPNIVIYNTVLHGLFSSGRYLSARDIFNEMQAYGMKPDFPTYCVVLDGLCKTGHIDEALQLFHEMETDGTNLRIKMYNIIIDGLCKSRRLDSARDLFNNLSLKGLDPDVITYNTMISGLLSEGLLSEAKELIGKMEEKGCLANSVTYNVILQGLLKGGHYDDAVVYYEEMVHKGFLLDASTFSILLDSSAGNQSNPSLLMLMLKTDPDSKKFKDGGQSGPSH